One window of the Pieris brassicae chromosome Z, ilPieBrab1.1, whole genome shotgun sequence genome contains the following:
- the LOC123718562 gene encoding ras-GEF domain-containing family member 1B-like isoform X2 yields MAMYYYASKLNEASCSGCNVKVPSAPSEAAPAPSAEHSQLLKTDSTLLGTGLSYYDNDDYYSMVRGNKFMSESGVKHLMMNGGLNFVATQKSDQPQLSNPPAKSLSLPYVNTEKPDLEYKDGQIVSGTIDSLAELLRPGASKSFIFTFLLCSRLFIKPHELLAKLCKRYFRSYDKVGKSEMKDSAEKEVQDMVSLVRVLDNWTSMFPYDFRDDRVMALVKSITQRCSAEHMSSVRADMSSVLERLLDKLTALEQYEETLADVPQVLNVDTLLQGDVLTLGLTPVELANQLTMLELHRLSFIGPEEFVQTFVPNQPSSSGKTITLQHVETKSTKNLEAYAEWFNRLSFLVASDIVKPVKSKYRARVIEQWVMTARECFNLGNFNSLMAIISALNMIPVTRLRKTWSRTSGVCVQQLRQLELCVEPSGNHARYRAALAAAPTETAVPLLSVTCRDLHFVNQASPNKLSGNRINFSKCTLLARHVCSQLAARRLCAEGTVVMATPPALNPAARTFFTERSTLTERGLELTSFDREHPTDQLEKERFKRLRGGT; encoded by the exons ATGGCTATGTATTACTACGCGAGCAAGCTAAACGAGGCGTCATGTAGTGGGTGCAATGTGAAG GTGCCCTCGGCGCCGTCAGAGGCTGCGCCTGCGCCATCAGCGGAACATTCCCAACTGCTGAAAACAGATTCAACTTTACTCGGCACTGGACTGTCGTACTATGAT aatgATGACTACTACTCCATGGTAAGAGGAAACAAATTTATGTCAGAAAGTGGAGTGAAGCACCTAATGATGAACGGCGGTCTTAACTTTGTCGCCACACAAAAATCTGATCAACCCCAG CTTTCCAATCCCCCAGCTAAAAGTCTATCCCTACCCTACGTGAACACTGAAAAACCGGACCTAGAGTACAAAGATGGCCAGATTGTCAGTGGTACAATAGACTCTCTGGCTGAACTTCTACGGCCAGGGGCTAGCAAATCGTTTATTTTCACTTTCTTGCTCTGTTCGAGGCTTTTCATCAAGCCGCATGAGCTTTTAGCCAAATTGTGCAAGAGATATTTTCGAAGTTACGATAAAGTG GGAAAGTCAGAAATGAAGGATTCAGCAGAAAAGGAAGTCCAAGACATGGTGTCATTGGTCCGTGTTCTTGATAATTGGACCAGCATGTTCCCGTACGACTTCCGAGATGACCGTGTTATGGCCCTCGTGAAGAGTATCACGCAGAG ATGCTCAGCAGAGCACATGAGCTCGGTGCGTGCAGACATGTCGAGTGTTTTGGAACGTTTGCTTGACAAACTAACAGCGTTAGAACAGTATGAAGAGACTTTAGCTGATGTGCCGCAGGTTTTAAATGTGGATACCTTACTACAG GGAGACGTCTTGACTCTAGGCCTAACACCAGTGGAACTGGCCAATCAGCTGACGATGCTAGAATTGCATCGGCTGTCTTTTATTGGCCCCGAAGAGTTTGTTCAGACCTTCGTACCGAATCAACCCTCATCATCAGGAAAAACAATTACTCTTCAACACGTGGAAACGAAAAGTACCAAGAATTTGGAGGCCTACGCCGAATGGTTCAATAGATTGAGCTTTTTGGTCGCTTCTGATATTGTCAAG cCAGTGAAGAGCAAATACAGAGCGCGTGTGATTGAGCAATGGGTGATGACTGCGAGGGAATGCTTCAATTTGGGCAATTTCAACTCGCTTATGGCCATCATCAGCGCGCTCAACATGATTCCTGTCACCAGGCTTAGGAAAACT tggAGTCGCACTTCGGGGGTCTGCGTCCAGCAGTTGCGACAACTCGAGCTCTGCGTTGAACCAAGTGGAAATCATGCGAG GTATAGAGCGGCCCTAGCAGCGGCGCCTACAGAGACGGCTGTTCCACTACTCTCAGTCACTTGCAGAGACCTGCATTTCGTAAATCAAGCCTCACCCAATAa ACTCTCGGGTAACCGTATAAACTTCTCAAAGTGCACGCTTCTGGCGCGTCATGTGTGCTCTCAGCTGGCAGCGAGGCGTCTTTGCGCTGAAGGGACGGTTGTCATGGCAACTCCGCCAGCACTAAATCCCGCTGCTCGTACCTTTTTCACTGAGAGGAGTACGCTTACGGAAAGGG GCCTGGAATTGACATCGTTTGACCGCGAGCATCCCACGGACCAGCTCGAGAAGGAGCGTTTTAAACGCTTACGCGGCGgaacctaa
- the LOC123718562 gene encoding ras-GEF domain-containing family member 1B-like isoform X1: MAMYYYASKLNEASCSGCNVKVPSAPSEAAPAPSAEHSQLLKTDSTLLGTGLSYYDNDDYYSMVRGNKFMSESGVKHLMMNGGLNFVATQKSDQPQLSNPPAKSLSLPYVNTEKPDLEYKDGQIVSGTIDSLAELLRPGASKSFIFTFLLCSRLFIKPHELLAKLCKRYFRSYDKVGKSEMKDSAEKEVQDMVSLVRVLDNWTSMFPYDFRDDRVMALVKSITQRYCRCSAEHMSSVRADMSSVLERLLDKLTALEQYEETLADVPQVLNVDTLLQGDVLTLGLTPVELANQLTMLELHRLSFIGPEEFVQTFVPNQPSSSGKTITLQHVETKSTKNLEAYAEWFNRLSFLVASDIVKPVKSKYRARVIEQWVMTARECFNLGNFNSLMAIISALNMIPVTRLRKTWSRTSGVCVQQLRQLELCVEPSGNHARYRAALAAAPTETAVPLLSVTCRDLHFVNQASPNKLSGNRINFSKCTLLARHVCSQLAARRLCAEGTVVMATPPALNPAARTFFTERSTLTERGLELTSFDREHPTDQLEKERFKRLRGGT, from the exons ATGGCTATGTATTACTACGCGAGCAAGCTAAACGAGGCGTCATGTAGTGGGTGCAATGTGAAG GTGCCCTCGGCGCCGTCAGAGGCTGCGCCTGCGCCATCAGCGGAACATTCCCAACTGCTGAAAACAGATTCAACTTTACTCGGCACTGGACTGTCGTACTATGAT aatgATGACTACTACTCCATGGTAAGAGGAAACAAATTTATGTCAGAAAGTGGAGTGAAGCACCTAATGATGAACGGCGGTCTTAACTTTGTCGCCACACAAAAATCTGATCAACCCCAG CTTTCCAATCCCCCAGCTAAAAGTCTATCCCTACCCTACGTGAACACTGAAAAACCGGACCTAGAGTACAAAGATGGCCAGATTGTCAGTGGTACAATAGACTCTCTGGCTGAACTTCTACGGCCAGGGGCTAGCAAATCGTTTATTTTCACTTTCTTGCTCTGTTCGAGGCTTTTCATCAAGCCGCATGAGCTTTTAGCCAAATTGTGCAAGAGATATTTTCGAAGTTACGATAAAGTG GGAAAGTCAGAAATGAAGGATTCAGCAGAAAAGGAAGTCCAAGACATGGTGTCATTGGTCCGTGTTCTTGATAATTGGACCAGCATGTTCCCGTACGACTTCCGAGATGACCGTGTTATGGCCCTCGTGAAGAGTATCACGCAGAGGTATTGCCg ATGCTCAGCAGAGCACATGAGCTCGGTGCGTGCAGACATGTCGAGTGTTTTGGAACGTTTGCTTGACAAACTAACAGCGTTAGAACAGTATGAAGAGACTTTAGCTGATGTGCCGCAGGTTTTAAATGTGGATACCTTACTACAG GGAGACGTCTTGACTCTAGGCCTAACACCAGTGGAACTGGCCAATCAGCTGACGATGCTAGAATTGCATCGGCTGTCTTTTATTGGCCCCGAAGAGTTTGTTCAGACCTTCGTACCGAATCAACCCTCATCATCAGGAAAAACAATTACTCTTCAACACGTGGAAACGAAAAGTACCAAGAATTTGGAGGCCTACGCCGAATGGTTCAATAGATTGAGCTTTTTGGTCGCTTCTGATATTGTCAAG cCAGTGAAGAGCAAATACAGAGCGCGTGTGATTGAGCAATGGGTGATGACTGCGAGGGAATGCTTCAATTTGGGCAATTTCAACTCGCTTATGGCCATCATCAGCGCGCTCAACATGATTCCTGTCACCAGGCTTAGGAAAACT tggAGTCGCACTTCGGGGGTCTGCGTCCAGCAGTTGCGACAACTCGAGCTCTGCGTTGAACCAAGTGGAAATCATGCGAG GTATAGAGCGGCCCTAGCAGCGGCGCCTACAGAGACGGCTGTTCCACTACTCTCAGTCACTTGCAGAGACCTGCATTTCGTAAATCAAGCCTCACCCAATAa ACTCTCGGGTAACCGTATAAACTTCTCAAAGTGCACGCTTCTGGCGCGTCATGTGTGCTCTCAGCTGGCAGCGAGGCGTCTTTGCGCTGAAGGGACGGTTGTCATGGCAACTCCGCCAGCACTAAATCCCGCTGCTCGTACCTTTTTCACTGAGAGGAGTACGCTTACGGAAAGGG GCCTGGAATTGACATCGTTTGACCGCGAGCATCCCACGGACCAGCTCGAGAAGGAGCGTTTTAAACGCTTACGCGGCGgaacctaa